The following coding sequences are from one Aethina tumida isolate Nest 87 chromosome 2, icAetTumi1.1, whole genome shotgun sequence window:
- the LOC109602314 gene encoding early boundary activity protein 1 isoform X1 gives MDKPSTSKDYYGRTSFTPIEPKRSTSDDEDNDSGIGHQWILVYFPGSEPGNEYEIVNEAEVVPDFLETFGTLQQGSSVQINYGGTTRVSAVIVAISDDKEYLKRSTNELTENFKVTEINKKKRKSLKKRSTSKSPITSDESCDNRSSKKAKRKSSPKDIKKEKCSPKTKTPLNTSSTNTEESFDFSFEIKSHDMDFDGVNVKQQLSASNMSNMEGFRGYIPVYRPVLKIKDQETQTEDKLSVLKMEYNELEKKLEEKRTQYQHLCEIVNVSELKDRQRNSEDEDGEVDVFDGDKENVEDGMIQIGSNGSKVPWQVYKKIKWDSHTSATKKLLTTLFTRQELATHSLTGKACPAFLKTDRVVKKRLDPRKITDIIECVTRKCKKTPEAMVRQAITSKCADENKLMRRRLNDES, from the exons ATGG ATAAACCTTCAACGTCCAAAGACTACTACGGTCGCACCTCATTCACCCCAATAGAACCGAAACGTTCGACTTCTGATGATGAAGACAACGACAGTGGCATAGGACACCAATGGATATTGGTATACTTTCCAGGCAGCGAACCCGGGAACGAATACGAAATTGTAAATGAAGCCGAAGTGGTTCCCGATTTTTTAGAGACCTTCGGAACCCTTCAACAAGGAAGTTCAgtgcaaataaattatggtGGAACAACGAGAGTGTCCGCAGTTATCGTTGCAATATCAG atgataaggaatatttaaagagAAGCACAAATGAATTAACcgaaaatttcaaagttacTGAGATTAACAAGAAAAAG agaAAATCTCTTAAAAAACGTTCCACAAGCAAATCTCCCATTACAAGTGACGAATCATGTGATAACCGTTCGTCGAAAAAAGCCAAAAGAAAGAGCTCTCCAAAggatataaaaaaagaaaagtgCTCCCCGAAAACAAAAACTCCATTAAACACTTCCTCAACTAATACAGAAGAaag ttttgatttcagttttgaaataaaatcccATGACATGGATTTTGATGGCGTTAATGTGAAGCAGCAACTTTCCGCATCAAACATGTCAAATATGGAAGGTTTCAGAGGCTATATTCCTGTATATAGACccgttctaaaaattaaagatcaaGAAACACAAACGGAAGACAAGTTGTCCGTGCTTAAAATGGAATACAACGAATTGGAAAAGAAACTGGAGGAAAAACGAACTCAGTATCAACATCTCTGTGAAATTGTTAATG ttTCAGAACTAAAAGACAGACAACGTAATTCTGAGGATGAGGATGGTGAGGTAGATGTCTTTGATGGAGATAAAGAAAACGTCGAAGACGGAATG ATACAAATTGGAAGCAACGGATCCAAAGTTCCGTGGCAAgtgtataagaaaattaaatgggACAGCCACACAAGTGCAACTAAAAAATTGCTTACCACCTTATTTACAAGACAAGAATTGGCTACACATTCCCTTACAGGAAAAGCATGTCCTGCTTTTCTGAAAACAGACAGAGTTGTAAAGAAAAG aCTGGATCCTCGAAAGATTACAGACATAATTGAATGTGTTACGAGAAAGTGCAAAAAGACACCTGAGGCCATGGTGCGCCAAGCAATCACTAGCAAATGTGCTGACGAAAACAAACTTATGAGAAGACGTTTAAATGATGAATCTTGA
- the LOC109602314 gene encoding uncharacterized protein LOC109602314 isoform X2: protein MDKPSTSKDYYGRTSFTPIEPKRSTSDDEDNDSGIGHQWILVYFPGSEPGNEYEIVNEAEVVPDFLETFGTLQQGSSVQINYGGTTRVSAVIVAISDDKEYLKRSTNELTENFKVTEINKKKRKSLKKRSTSKSPITSDESCDNRSSKKAKRKSSPKDIKKEKCSPKTKTPLNTSSTNTEESFDFSFEIKSHDMDFDGVNVKQQLSASNMSNMEGFRGYIPVYRPVLKIKDQETQTEDKLSVLKMEYNELEKKLEEKRTQYQHLCEIVNELKDRQRNSEDEDGEVDVFDGDKENVEDGMIQIGSNGSKVPWQVYKKIKWDSHTSATKKLLTTLFTRQELATHSLTGKACPAFLKTDRVVKKRLDPRKITDIIECVTRKCKKTPEAMVRQAITSKCADENKLMRRRLNDES, encoded by the exons ATGG ATAAACCTTCAACGTCCAAAGACTACTACGGTCGCACCTCATTCACCCCAATAGAACCGAAACGTTCGACTTCTGATGATGAAGACAACGACAGTGGCATAGGACACCAATGGATATTGGTATACTTTCCAGGCAGCGAACCCGGGAACGAATACGAAATTGTAAATGAAGCCGAAGTGGTTCCCGATTTTTTAGAGACCTTCGGAACCCTTCAACAAGGAAGTTCAgtgcaaataaattatggtGGAACAACGAGAGTGTCCGCAGTTATCGTTGCAATATCAG atgataaggaatatttaaagagAAGCACAAATGAATTAACcgaaaatttcaaagttacTGAGATTAACAAGAAAAAG agaAAATCTCTTAAAAAACGTTCCACAAGCAAATCTCCCATTACAAGTGACGAATCATGTGATAACCGTTCGTCGAAAAAAGCCAAAAGAAAGAGCTCTCCAAAggatataaaaaaagaaaagtgCTCCCCGAAAACAAAAACTCCATTAAACACTTCCTCAACTAATACAGAAGAaag ttttgatttcagttttgaaataaaatcccATGACATGGATTTTGATGGCGTTAATGTGAAGCAGCAACTTTCCGCATCAAACATGTCAAATATGGAAGGTTTCAGAGGCTATATTCCTGTATATAGACccgttctaaaaattaaagatcaaGAAACACAAACGGAAGACAAGTTGTCCGTGCTTAAAATGGAATACAACGAATTGGAAAAGAAACTGGAGGAAAAACGAACTCAGTATCAACATCTCTGTGAAATTGTTAATG AACTAAAAGACAGACAACGTAATTCTGAGGATGAGGATGGTGAGGTAGATGTCTTTGATGGAGATAAAGAAAACGTCGAAGACGGAATG ATACAAATTGGAAGCAACGGATCCAAAGTTCCGTGGCAAgtgtataagaaaattaaatgggACAGCCACACAAGTGCAACTAAAAAATTGCTTACCACCTTATTTACAAGACAAGAATTGGCTACACATTCCCTTACAGGAAAAGCATGTCCTGCTTTTCTGAAAACAGACAGAGTTGTAAAGAAAAG aCTGGATCCTCGAAAGATTACAGACATAATTGAATGTGTTACGAGAAAGTGCAAAAAGACACCTGAGGCCATGGTGCGCCAAGCAATCACTAGCAAATGTGCTGACGAAAACAAACTTATGAGAAGACGTTTAAATGATGAATCTTGA
- the LOC109602314 gene encoding uncharacterized protein LOC109602314 isoform X3, producing the protein MDKPSTSKDYYGRTSFTPIEPKRSTSDDEDNDSGIGHQWILVYFPGSEPGNEYEIVNEAEVVPDFLETFGTLQQGSSVQINYGGTTRVSAVIVAISDDKEYLKRSTNELTENFKVTEINKKKRKSLKKRSTSKSPITSDESCDNRSSKKAKRKSSPKDIKKEKCSPKTKTPLNTSSTNTEESFEIKSHDMDFDGVNVKQQLSASNMSNMEGFRGYIPVYRPVLKIKDQETQTEDKLSVLKMEYNELEKKLEEKRTQYQHLCEIVNVSELKDRQRNSEDEDGEVDVFDGDKENVEDGMIQIGSNGSKVPWQVYKKIKWDSHTSATKKLLTTLFTRQELATHSLTGKACPAFLKTDRVVKKRLDPRKITDIIECVTRKCKKTPEAMVRQAITSKCADENKLMRRRLNDES; encoded by the exons ATGG ATAAACCTTCAACGTCCAAAGACTACTACGGTCGCACCTCATTCACCCCAATAGAACCGAAACGTTCGACTTCTGATGATGAAGACAACGACAGTGGCATAGGACACCAATGGATATTGGTATACTTTCCAGGCAGCGAACCCGGGAACGAATACGAAATTGTAAATGAAGCCGAAGTGGTTCCCGATTTTTTAGAGACCTTCGGAACCCTTCAACAAGGAAGTTCAgtgcaaataaattatggtGGAACAACGAGAGTGTCCGCAGTTATCGTTGCAATATCAG atgataaggaatatttaaagagAAGCACAAATGAATTAACcgaaaatttcaaagttacTGAGATTAACAAGAAAAAG agaAAATCTCTTAAAAAACGTTCCACAAGCAAATCTCCCATTACAAGTGACGAATCATGTGATAACCGTTCGTCGAAAAAAGCCAAAAGAAAGAGCTCTCCAAAggatataaaaaaagaaaagtgCTCCCCGAAAACAAAAACTCCATTAAACACTTCCTCAACTAATACAGAAGAaag ttttgaaataaaatcccATGACATGGATTTTGATGGCGTTAATGTGAAGCAGCAACTTTCCGCATCAAACATGTCAAATATGGAAGGTTTCAGAGGCTATATTCCTGTATATAGACccgttctaaaaattaaagatcaaGAAACACAAACGGAAGACAAGTTGTCCGTGCTTAAAATGGAATACAACGAATTGGAAAAGAAACTGGAGGAAAAACGAACTCAGTATCAACATCTCTGTGAAATTGTTAATG ttTCAGAACTAAAAGACAGACAACGTAATTCTGAGGATGAGGATGGTGAGGTAGATGTCTTTGATGGAGATAAAGAAAACGTCGAAGACGGAATG ATACAAATTGGAAGCAACGGATCCAAAGTTCCGTGGCAAgtgtataagaaaattaaatgggACAGCCACACAAGTGCAACTAAAAAATTGCTTACCACCTTATTTACAAGACAAGAATTGGCTACACATTCCCTTACAGGAAAAGCATGTCCTGCTTTTCTGAAAACAGACAGAGTTGTAAAGAAAAG aCTGGATCCTCGAAAGATTACAGACATAATTGAATGTGTTACGAGAAAGTGCAAAAAGACACCTGAGGCCATGGTGCGCCAAGCAATCACTAGCAAATGTGCTGACGAAAACAAACTTATGAGAAGACGTTTAAATGATGAATCTTGA
- the LOC109602309 gene encoding ELKS/Rab6-interacting/CAST family member 1, protein MDESILSLDEVQQELEKIDRKYNPQNYVELPEGFEQLRMLSQELDALNISLDLTQKPASIFQRVITICRNLIQINQKDHSEINDIKLACHLKDTQYRDLYKKIQQMKEKLRAAEFKNIELKRRLTVQEDQCKIKILKLDALKEELDRTKRLNSSKIDHLNRQLNICRNENQSMKVKLREDIGTFYSQDTIVSQLLKNYKKNEELYKSTIKKLQQNNNALLQEIADLKDTMS, encoded by the exons ATGGACGAATCAATTTTATCATTGGATGAGGTTCAACAGGAGCTTGAGAAAATTGACCGTAAATACAATCCTCAAAATTATGTGGAATTACCTGAAGGGTTTGAACAATTGAGAATGTTATCACAA gaatTAGACGCTTTAAATATTTCCCTTGATCTTACTCAAAAACCTGCAAGCATTTTTCAACGTGTGATAACTATTTGCAGAaacttaattcaaataaatcaaaaagatCATTCTGAAATTAATGACATTAAGCTTGCCTGTCACTTAAAGGACACTCAATATAGAGATTTATAT aaaaaaattcaacaaatgaAGGAGAAATTAAGAGCAgctgaattcaaaaatatcgAATTAAAAAGAAGATTGACTGTGCAAGAAGATCaatgcaaaattaaaatattaaaattggacgCTCTAAAAGAAGAATTAGATAGAACAAAGagattaaattcttcaaaaatcGATCATTTAAATcgacaattaaacatttgtcGTAATGAAAATCAATCGATGAAGGTAAAACTAAGAGAAGATATTGGGACCTTTTATTCTCAGGATACTATTGTCTctcaacttttaaaaaactataagaAGAATGAGGAACTTTATAAATCtaccataaaaaaattacaacaaaataataatgccCTTTTACAGGAAATAGCCGACTTAAAAGATACGatgtcataa